Proteins encoded by one window of Emticicia oligotrophica DSM 17448:
- a CDS encoding alpha-galactosidase, with the protein MKKTLYLILFWISFYPLLAQTPQSIIPIETNDNALVLHIDKDNRVGVIYFGKKISQNAEYETLAKSLKYKDDNAGIYNSIYTPSGTWSLVESALEILHADGNTSTELKFVSHNIEKIDANVTQTNIVLRDPVYETQVTLSFKSYSKENIIEQWSTIKNQEKNTITLKKYASANLYFIAKDYYLHHYHGSWAREMKPEDTKLTAGIKTLDSKLGTRANLYQPPTFMLSFDRQATEDEGKVLLGTLAWSGNFKIDFEKDSYRNLRLIAGINPHASAYSLAANQEFQTPSFIYTYSENGKGEASKNMHNWARKYRILDGQGSRLTLLNNWEATYFDFDENKLTGLFKGAKDLGVDMFLLDDGWFANKYPRNGDNAGLGDWQENKKKLPNGIGYLVKEATKAGVKFGIWVEPEMVNPKSELYEKHLDWVIREPNRPETYFRNQLPLDLSNPDVQDYVFGVLDNLFTKNPELAFIKWDCNAVTYNAHSMYLEKAKLPQSHLYVEYVRGLYKVLQRIRAKYPKVPMMLCSGGGGRVDYEALKYFTEFWVSDNTDPMERIFMQWEYSYYYPAIAQCNHITDWSNVGIKFRTDVAMMGKMGYDIVVSKLDEKELVFSQNALKNYNNLKEIIWHGDMYRLVNPFENQMASVQYVNEQKDHAVMFNYLVDNRYDLTSLLSTTKLKGLDAKKKYKIKEINIYPGTKSTINEEIIYSGDYLMTIGINPNLSNRRTSVVLEINEVK; encoded by the coding sequence ATGAAGAAAACGCTTTACCTTATTTTATTTTGGATTAGTTTTTACCCTTTATTGGCTCAGACGCCACAAAGCATCATTCCAATAGAAACAAATGATAATGCTCTTGTACTTCACATTGATAAAGATAATCGTGTAGGTGTGATTTATTTCGGCAAAAAAATCAGTCAAAATGCTGAATATGAAACCCTTGCAAAATCGTTGAAATACAAAGATGATAATGCTGGAATTTATAATTCGATTTATACACCCAGCGGAACTTGGAGTTTGGTAGAATCTGCACTAGAAATCTTACATGCAGATGGCAATACTTCAACTGAGTTGAAATTTGTGAGCCATAATATTGAAAAGATTGATGCCAATGTTACGCAAACAAATATCGTTCTCCGAGACCCAGTTTATGAAACTCAAGTAACTCTTTCTTTTAAAAGTTATTCCAAAGAAAATATTATTGAGCAGTGGAGTACGATTAAAAACCAAGAAAAAAATACGATAACACTAAAAAAATATGCTTCGGCCAATCTGTATTTCATTGCTAAAGACTATTACTTACATCATTATCACGGAAGCTGGGCGAGAGAAATGAAACCCGAAGACACTAAGTTAACAGCGGGCATCAAAACGCTTGATTCTAAACTTGGTACAAGAGCCAATTTATATCAGCCGCCAACCTTTATGCTTTCATTCGATCGCCAAGCGACCGAAGATGAAGGGAAAGTTTTACTGGGCACTTTAGCTTGGTCTGGAAATTTCAAGATAGATTTTGAAAAAGACTCTTATCGAAATCTCCGACTCATCGCTGGTATAAATCCTCATGCTTCAGCGTATTCATTGGCAGCGAATCAAGAATTCCAAACACCTTCGTTTATTTATACGTATTCAGAAAATGGCAAAGGTGAGGCCAGCAAAAATATGCACAATTGGGCAAGAAAATATAGAATTTTAGATGGTCAAGGTTCAAGGCTCACCCTTCTCAACAACTGGGAAGCGACTTATTTTGATTTCGATGAAAACAAACTTACCGGTTTGTTTAAAGGTGCGAAAGATTTAGGCGTCGATATGTTTTTGTTGGATGATGGTTGGTTCGCTAATAAATACCCTCGAAATGGCGACAATGCAGGTTTAGGCGATTGGCAAGAAAACAAGAAAAAACTACCTAATGGCATAGGATATTTGGTAAAAGAAGCCACCAAAGCTGGCGTAAAATTTGGGATTTGGGTAGAACCCGAAATGGTTAATCCAAAATCAGAATTATATGAAAAACACCTCGATTGGGTAATTCGTGAGCCAAACAGACCAGAAACATATTTCCGTAATCAACTTCCACTCGATTTATCTAACCCTGATGTACAAGATTATGTATTTGGTGTACTAGACAATCTTTTTACCAAAAATCCTGAATTAGCTTTTATCAAATGGGATTGCAACGCTGTAACTTATAATGCACATTCAATGTATTTAGAGAAGGCGAAACTCCCGCAATCTCATTTATACGTTGAATATGTACGTGGTCTTTACAAAGTTCTTCAACGTATTCGAGCTAAATATCCAAAAGTACCTATGATGCTTTGCTCTGGTGGAGGTGGTCGTGTTGATTATGAAGCTTTAAAATATTTTACCGAATTTTGGGTTTCAGATAATACGGACCCGATGGAACGCATTTTTATGCAATGGGAATATTCTTACTACTACCCAGCTATTGCCCAGTGCAATCATATAACTGATTGGAGCAACGTAGGAATCAAATTTCGTACAGATGTGGCCATGATGGGCAAAATGGGGTACGATATCGTGGTAAGCAAATTAGATGAAAAAGAACTGGTATTCAGTCAAAATGCTCTAAAAAACTATAATAATCTTAAAGAAATCATTTGGCATGGCGATATGTATAGATTAGTCAATCCATTTGAAAATCAGATGGCCTCTGTACAATACGTAAATGAGCAAAAAGACCACGCCGTTATGTTTAATTATTTAGTAGATAATCGTTATGACCTAACATCACTTCTATCGACTACTAAACTCAAAGGTCTTGATGCCAAGAAAAAATACAAAATCAAAGAAATAAATATTTACCCCGGCACAAAATCTACCATTAATGAAGAAATCATTTATTCGGGCGATTATCTAATGACAATCGGAATCAATCCAAACCTTTCTAATCGCCGAACCAGTGTTGTACTCGAAATCAATGAAGTAAAATAA
- a CDS encoding type IX secretion system membrane protein PorP/SprF, translating into MKKYLFIALMALTSFVQAQTLLEDQFHFNFLALNPAFAGAKGAFGMNAMLGNQFNGTIRPQQIYQLFSTDGLIQQGNGGLALQAYNSNIAGFNNSGVKVDYAYRKQFGDLFSAAIGADAGFIYQPTLISGLGIKQMYPYAGVGGLLSAKHFYVSLSKPVLFINDEGLFNSKKPFYSMLGLSLGEYDGIMFNTSALIESNKGVGNNFYLTGKAWFARKFGLGIVYRSQELLNFNSRVNKIIPMAEYQVSDAIRLGASYDAKPINYYIGTASSNFQQRGILQIYFRYEGRGDERNENRLKYY; encoded by the coding sequence ATGAAAAAATACTTATTCATCGCTTTAATGGCTTTGACTAGCTTCGTACAAGCACAAACACTTTTAGAAGACCAATTCCACTTCAATTTCTTGGCATTAAACCCAGCTTTTGCAGGAGCGAAAGGAGCATTTGGCATGAACGCCATGTTGGGAAATCAATTTAATGGCACTATCCGCCCTCAACAAATATATCAACTTTTTTCAACCGATGGCCTCATTCAACAAGGAAATGGAGGCTTAGCATTACAGGCATACAATAGTAATATTGCGGGCTTCAATAATTCAGGTGTAAAGGTAGATTATGCTTACCGCAAACAATTTGGCGATTTGTTTTCGGCAGCTATTGGTGCAGATGCAGGGTTTATTTACCAACCAACCCTTATTTCGGGTTTAGGAATCAAACAAATGTATCCGTATGCGGGTGTAGGTGGTTTGTTGAGTGCTAAACATTTTTATGTTAGCCTTTCAAAACCCGTCCTTTTTATCAATGACGAAGGACTTTTCAATAGTAAAAAACCTTTTTACTCAATGCTTGGTTTATCATTAGGTGAATACGATGGCATTATGTTTAACACCAGTGCTTTGATAGAAAGCAATAAGGGTGTGGGTAATAATTTTTATCTAACGGGTAAAGCTTGGTTTGCTCGTAAGTTTGGTTTGGGTATTGTATATAGGTCGCAAGAGCTTTTAAATTTCAACTCTCGTGTCAATAAAATTATTCCAATGGCCGAATATCAAGTTTCTGATGCAATCCGTTTGGGAGCTTCGTATGATGCCAAACCCATTAATTATTACATAGGCACAGCATCTAGTAATTTTCAACAAAGAGGTATTTTACAAATTTATTTTCGCTATGAAGGAAGAGGTGATGAACGCAACGAAAACCGTCTGAAATACTACTAA